A single window of Oncorhynchus keta strain PuntledgeMale-10-30-2019 chromosome 34, Oket_V2, whole genome shotgun sequence DNA harbors:
- the LOC118366950 gene encoding 1-phosphatidylinositol 3-phosphate 5-kinase-like isoform X4: MAADDKSSSSSSTLDWSVAPPISPGSPSHLTHFKPLTPEQDEPPLRSAYSSFVNLFRFNKEEGRPPSVTEKPDVVVPSPTGERRNWTIPAHSIHGSGAHRKQHHDLLRRTSTASVDWPLWPGEEGRRKSETPLGTHDPRTAVQLRTALKRLKEIMEGKSQDSDLKQYWMPDSQCKECYDCNEKFTTFRRRHHCRLCGQIFCSRCCNQEIPGKFMGYTGDLRACTYCRKIALSYSHSADSGSIGEDLSALSDSSPCSTCVLEPSEPRTPVGGRKASRNIFLEEDLAWQRVEETEERETFSTLHPLYPLPSMSSTLPPCPLHPSPVSSVCPPFLPLYTGKTPIGMRKNLIHQDSQNSGMNSRRSTLQEDGGKSPIRKRSASVTNLSLDRSGSSMVPSYDSSVSPQTSRAMPKPDHSEEERKILLDSSQLKDLWKKICHNTTGMEFQDHRYWLRTYPNCIVGKELVNWLLRNGTISTRAQAIAIGQALVDGRWLDCVTHHDQLFRDEYALYRPLQSTDFSETPSPDSDSVNSLEGHSEPSWFKDIKFDDSDTDQVADENDYVMPNSSSPSKRTSVSSFQSAVDSDSAASINLNMEQDNVNFHIKKQSKYPHVPPHPTEQKEYLVSEEGGQNISISDAFIKESLFNRRVEEKAKEMLFTPLGWHHSSLDQLREENGEKKAMERLLSANHSHMMALLQQLLYSESLSLSWRDIIVPVVRQVVQTVRPDVRSCDDDMDIRQLVHIKKIPGGKKFDSAVVNGFVCTKNIAHKKMNSYIKNPKILLLKCSIEYLYREETKFTCIDPIVLQEREFLKNYVQRIADVRPNLVLVEKTVSRIAQDMLLEHGITLVINVKPQVLDRVSRMTQGDLVMSMDQLLTKPRLGTCQKFYLHSFQLANNELKTLMFFEGCSPQLGCTIKLRGASEYELARVKEIIILMVCVAYHSQLEISFLMDEFAMPPSLAKTNSFPCLLESTTVEEEEEEEEEEEESQENGTDQSTLSQGGETVLGEEEEKSSLGKSVSESSSPKDVHGVKVNKKHFLSSSSSLGAEGVESAEVMTSTPLSNRQVLPPPVSPPYLIDDLEELADEIGSGKGETEGGSGSGVLGRGESREESSGSETPPRLFRDPLQDDTGLFVTEQVASTDDRLKTLTAGFKQELKDIILCISPFITFREPFLLTPAGLRCPSRDYFPEKVYLSPLLNKDFKELDCRRKRQLLKDSAPSVGGIANGVPPLRPIQVLPSHHLTSARIAEQLGSSQDLAKMLADYRAQGGRLRQEADPFTQPLPQPPVREAPPPKHPVKADSEEEKPAGQNDMTWASKLDCLNPVNHQRLCVLFSSSSAQSNNSPNPCVSPWIVTMEFYGKNDLTLGIFLERYCFRPSYQCPSMFCETPMVHHVRRFVHGSGCVQIVLKELDSPVPGYQHTILNYSWCRICKQVTPVVPLSNDSWSMSFAKYLELRFYGHQYTRRANAEPCGHSIHKDYHQYFSYNQMVASFSYISVRLLEICLPPPKIFIRNQGPSKASMQQDLKDFSQKVNQVYLAIEDRLTSLKTDTFSKTREEKMEDLFAQKDMEEAELRSWIEKLQARLQACGSDSPQQLQTVLESVVVKKQSLCETLQSWNSRLQDLFQQEKGRKRLSVPASPGRHRPTDDSKTSVLESSPRNPSPVVQNGDKEDRHLTTLPSSSGSSLLTLPSPGEPGSEPLSSGPSFPDQDSVSIPEDVFDGHLLGSNDSQVKEKSTMKAILANLLPGNSYNPIPFPFLNPSVDGKNHHYISDPDKHYLMYEHERVPIAVCEREPSSIIAFALSCKEYKTALDELSKTTVKAGGEDTTQTVSSGESRAKNSPAKPNETASSQMGPGRSSMDNDPLKDADIGDKHKKSAGNPHIELQFSDANAKFYCRIYYAEEFHKMREEIMDSTEDDFVRSLSHCVNWQARGGKSGAVFYATEDDRFILKQMPRLEVQSFLDFAPHYFTYITGAVQQKRPTALAKILGVYRIGYKNSQNNSEKKLDLLVMENLFYGRKMAQVFDLKGSLRNRNVKTDSGKESCEVVLLDENLLKLVHDNPLYIRAHCKAILRAAIHSDAYFLSSHLIIDYSLLVGRDDTTDQLVVGIIDYIRTFTWDKKLEMVVKSTGILGGQGKMPTVVSPELYRSRFCEAMDKYFLMVPDHWTGLGVNC; encoded by the exons ATGGCTGCTGACGACaaatcctcctcctcatcctctacgCTGGATTGGAGTGTGGCGCCTCCTATTTCCCCTGGCAGCCCATCTCACCTGACACACTTCAAACCCCTGACTCCAGAGCAGGACGAGCCCCCGCTCCGATCAGCATACAGCTCCTTTGTCAACCTGTTCCGCTTTAACAAAG AGGAGGGGCGGCCACCCTCAGTGACAGAGAAACCGGATGTGGTTGTGCCGTCACCCACTGGGGAGCGTAGGAACTGGACCATACCAGCACACTCCATCCACGGCTCTGGGGCGCATAGGAAACAACACCACGATCTTTTACGCAGGACTTCTACTGCttcag TGGACTGGCCATTATGGCCTGGTGAGG AGGGCCGTAGGAAATCGGAAACGCCCCTGGGCACTCACGATCCTCGTACGGCTGTTCAGCTCCGCACTGCTCTGAAGAGACTCAAGGAGATCATGGAGGGAAAGAGCCAG GACAGTGACCTGAAGCAGTACTGGATGCCAGACAGCCAATGTAAGGAGTGCTACGACTGCAATGAGAAGTTCACCACCTTCCGCCGCCGCCACCACTGCCGGCTCTGCGGCCAGATCTTCTGCAGCCGCTGCTGCAACCAGGAAATCCCTGGCAAGTTCATGGGCTACACGG gAGACCTGCGGGCCTGCACCTACTGCCGTAAGATTGCTCTGAGCTACTCCCACTCTGCAGACTCTGGCTCCATAGGGGAGGACCTGTCTGCTCTTTCTGACTCCTCCCCCTGCTCCACCTGCGTCCTGGAGCCCAGCGAGCCTCGCACCCCGGTCGGTGGACGGAAGGCCAGCCGCAACATCTTCCTAGAGGAGGACCTGGCCTGGCAGAG AGttgaagagacagaggagagagaaacattcAGCACTCTTCATCCCCTATATCCTCTCCCCtccatgtcctctactctccctccctgtccactccatccttctcctgtctcttctgtctgcCCTCCTTTTCTTCCCCTGTATACTGG AAAAACTCCCATTGGGATGAGAAAGAA TTTGATTCACCAGGACTCTCAGAACAGTGGCATGAATTCTAGACGGAGCACGCTACAAGAGGATGGAGGCAAGTCCCCAATAAGGAAGCG GTCAGCCAGTGTGACCAACCTGTCCCTGGACCGGTCTGGCTCCTCCATGGTGCCCTCCTATGACAGCTCAGTGAGCCCCCAGACCAGCAGGGCCATGCCAAAACCTGACCACagcgaagaggagaggaagatactGTTG GACTCATCCCAGCTCAAAGACCTGTGGAAGAAGATTTGTCACAACACTACTGGTATGGAGTTCCAGGACCACCGCTACTGGCTCCGTACATACCCCAACTGCATTGTGGGGAAGGAGTTGGTCAACTGGCTGTTAAGGAATGGAACTATCTCCACAAG GGCACAAGCGATAGCCATTGGTCAGGCTCTGGTAGATGGTCGTTGGTTGGACTGTGTCACTCACCACGACCAGCTGTTCAGAGATGAGTACGCTCTCTATCGCCCCCTCCAG AGCACAGACTTCTCTGAGACCCCGTCTCCTGACAGTGACAGTGTCAACTCTCTGGAGGGACACTCAGAACCTTCCTGGTTTAAAGACATCAAGTTTGACGACAGTGACACAGACCAGGTGGCTGACGAGAATGACTATGTCATGCCCA ATTCGTCCAGTCCTAGTAAGAGGACGTCAGTCAGCAGTTTCCAGTCAGCGGTGGACAGTGACTCTGCTGCCTCCATCAATCTCAATATGGAGCAGGACAATGTCAACTTCCACATCAAGAAACAGTCCAAGTACCCCCATGTACCCCCGCACCCTACGGAGCAGAAAG AGTACCTGGTCTCAGAGGAAGGAGGACAGAATATCTCCATTAGCGACGCCTTCATCAAAG agTCCCTGTTTAACCGTCGTGTGGAGGAGAAGGCTaaagagatgctgttcactcctcTGGGCTGGCACCACAGCTCCCTGGACCAGCtcagagaggagaatggagagaagAAGGCCATGGAGAGGCTACT CTCTGCCAACCACAGTCACATGATGGCGCTGCTGCAGCAGCTGCTGTACAGTGAGTCCCTATCCCTCTCCTGGCGTGACATCATTGTTCCCGTGGTGAGGCAAGTGGTGCAGACGGTGCGGCCAGACGTTCGCAGCTGTGATGATGACATGGACATCAGACAACTGGTCCACATCAAGAAG attCCTGGAGGGAAGAAGTTTGACTCTGCCGTAGTGAATGGCTTTGTCTGTACCAAGAACATTGCCCACAAAAAG ATGAACTCGTACATCAAGAACCCCAAGATCCTGCTGCTGAAGTGTTCCATAGAGTATCTCTATAGAGAGGAGACCAAATTCACCTGCATTGACCCCATTGTGCTTCAG GAGCGTGAGTTTCTGAAGAACTATGTTCAGCGTATAGCGGACGTGCGTCCCAACCTGGTGCTGGTAGAGAAGACTGTGTCTCGTATCGCTCAGGACATGCTGCTGGAGCACGGGATCACATTGGTCATCAACGTCAAACCA CAAGTCTTGGACAGGGTGAGTCGTATGACCCAGGGGGACCTAGTCATGTCCATGGACCAGCTACTCACCAAGCCTCGACTGGGAACCTGCCAAAAGTTCTACCTACACTCTTTCCAGCTGGCCAATA ATGAATTGAAGACTCTCATGTTCTTTGAGGGCTGCTCTCCCCAGCTGGGCTGTACCATAAAGCTTCGCGGGGCTTCTGAGTATGAGCTGGCCAGGGTTAAAGAGATCATCATCCTCATGgtgtgtgtggcctaccactcccAGCTAGAGATATCCTTCCTCATGGATGAGTTCGCCATGCCTCCCAGCCTGGCCAAGACCAACTCCTTCCCCTGTCTCCTGGAGAGCACTactgttgaggaggaggaggaggaggaggaggaggaggaggagagccagGAAAATGGGACTGACCAGAGCACCCTCTCCCAGGGAGGAGAGACTGtgctgggggaggaggaggagaagtctTCCCTTGGGAAATCTGTATCAGAGTCCTCCTCGCCTAAAGATGTCCATGGTGTAAAAGTCAACAAAAAAcacttcctgtcctcctcttcctccttggGGGCTGAGGGGGTGGAGTCAGCAGAGGTCATGACCTCCACGCCGTTGTCCAATCGCCAGGTGCTGCCACCTCCAGTGTCCCCACCCTATCTTATTGATGACCTGGAGGAGTTGGCAGATGAGATCGGATCGGGGAAGGGGGAGACTGAGGGGGGGAGCGGGTCGGGGGTTCTGGGGAGGGGTGAGTCGCGGGAGGAGAGCTCGGGTTCAGAGACACCCCCCAGGCTGTTCAGAGACCCCCTGCAGGATGACACAGGGCTGTTTGTCACAGAGCAG GTGGCCTCAACGGACGACCGTCTCAAGACGCTTACGGCAGGCTTCAAACAGGAGCTGAAGGACATCATCCTTTGTATCTCCCCCTTTATCACCTTTAGAGAGCCCTTCCTCCTCACGCCTGCTGGCCTACGCTGCCCCAGCAGAGACTACTTTCCTGAAAAG GTGTACCTCTCCCCGCTGCTCAACAAGGACTTCAAAGAACTGGACTGTCGACGTAAGCGACAACTCCTCAAAGACTCCGCCCCGTCAGTTGGAGGCATCGCCAACGGAGTCCCTCCCCTCCGCCCCATCCAGGTGTTACCCTCCCACCACCTTACCAGCGCCCGCATCGCAGAGCAGCTGGGCAGCAGCCAGGACCTGGCCAAGATGCTGGCAGACTACCGTGCCCAGGGGGGCCGCCTCCGGCAGGAGGCAGACCCCTTCACCCAGCCCCTACCTCAGCCACCAGTCCGGGAGGCTCCACCGCCCAAGCACCCCGTCAAGGCTGATAGTGAGGAAGAGAAACCAGCAGGACAGAACGACATGACCTGGGCCTCCAAG CTGGACTGCCTGAACCCGGTGAACCACCAGAGACTGTGTGTTCTGTTCAGCAGCTCCTCAGCCCAGTCCAACAACTCCCCCAACCCCTGCGTCAGTCCCTG GATTGTCACGATGGAGTTCTACGGAAAGAATGACCTCACACTAGGAATATTCTTGGAGAGATACTGTTTCAG GCCATCCTATCAGTGCCCTAGTATGTTCTGTGAGACTCCCATGGTGCACCATGTGCGGCGGTTTGTCCATGGCAGTGGCTGTGTTCAGATCGTACTGAAGGAGCTGGACTCTCCTGTGCCTGGATACCAACACACCATCCTCAACTACTCCTGGTGCCGCATATGCAAACAG GTGACTCCTGTGGTGCCCCTGTCTAATGACTCGTGGTCCATGTCCTTTGCTAAGTACCTGGAGCTGAGGTTCTATGGTCACCAGTATACCAGGAGGGCTAATGCTGAGCCCTGTGGCCACTCCATCCACAAAGACTACCACCAGTACTTCTCCTACAACCAGATGGTGGCCTCATTCAG CTACATCTCAGTGAGACTGCTGGAGATCTGCCTCCCTCCCCCGAAGATCTTCATCAGGAACCAGGGGCCCTCCAAGGCAAGCATGCAGCAGGACCTCAAGGACTTCTCACAGAA GGTGAATCAGGTGTACCTGGCCATAGAGGACCGCCTCACCTCCCTGAAGACGGACACCTTCAGCAAGACACGCGAAGAGAAGATGGAGGACCTGTTTGCACAGAAAGAC ATGGAGGAGGCAGAGCTGCGTAGCTGGATAGAGAAGCTGCAGGCTCGTCTCCAGGCTTGTGGTAGTGACTCCCCCCAGCAGCTCCAGACTGTACTGGAATCAGTGGTAGTGAAGAAACAGAGCCTGTGTGAAACACTGCAGTCCTGGAACAGCAG GCTGCAGGACCTATTCCAGCAGGAGAAGGGCAGGAAGCGTCTGTCGGTCCCAGCCAGCCCTGGGAGACACAGACCGACAGACGACAGCAAG ACCAGTGTTCTGGAGTCTTCTCCACGCAACCCCTCCCCTGTGGTACAAAATGGTGACAAAG AGGACCGTCACCTCACTACCCTGCCCTCGAGCTCGGGGTCGTCATTGCTAACGTTACCGTCACCAGGGGAACCCGGCTCAGAACCCCTCTCGTCTGGACCATCCTTTCCTGACCAGGACTCTGTCAGCATCCCAgagg ATGTGTTTGATGGACACCTGTTGGGCTCCAATGACAGCCAGGTGAAAGAGAAGTCCACCATGAAGGCCATTCTAGCCAACTTGCTGCCAGGCAACAGTTACAACCCCATCCCATTCCCATT CTTGAATCCCAGTGTTGACGGGAAAAATCACCACTATATCAG TGACCCAGACAAGCATTACCTGATGTATGAGCATGAGAGAGTGCCCATAgccgtgtgtgagagagaacccAGCTCCATCATTGCATTCGCTCTCAG CTGTAAGGAGTATAAGACCGCTCTGGATGAGCTGTCAAAGACAACGGTGAAGGCTGGAGGCGAGGACACCACCCAAACCGTCAG CTCCGGAGAGAGCCGGGCCAAGAACAGCCCAGCCAAGCCCAATGAGACGGCCTCCTCCCAGATGGGTCCGGGCCGCAGCAGCATGGACAATGACCCTCTCA AAGATGCAGACATAGGAGACAAGCACAAGAAGTCAGCCGGAAACCCTCATATCGAATTAC AGTTCTCTGATGCCAATGCTAAGTTCTACTGCAGGATCTACTATGCAGAGGAGTTCcacaagatgagagaggagaTCATGGACAGTACGGAGGATGACTTTGTCCGCTCGCTCTCCCACTGCGTCAACTGGCAGGCCCGTGGCGGCAAGTCTGGGGCTGTCTTCTACGCCACCGAAG ATGACCGGTTCATCCTGAAGCAGATGCCAAGACTAGAGGTTCAGTCCTTCCTGGACTTTGCCCCTCACTACTTCACCTACATCACCGGAGCTGTGCAGCAGAAG CGACCCACTGCCCTGGCTAAGATTCTGGGTGTGTACCGGATCGGCTACAAGAACTCCCAGAACAACTCTGAGAAGAAGCTGGATCTGCTGGTCATGGAGAACCTGTTCTATGGCAGGAAGATGGCCCAGGTGTTCGACCTCAAGGGTTCTCTGAGGAACCGTAACGTTAAGACCGACTCTGGGAAGGAGAGCTGTGAG GTGGTTCTGCTGGATGAGAACCTACTGAAGCTGGTCCATGACAACCCTCTGTACATCAGAGCCCACTGCAAGGCCATCCTGAGGGCTGCCATACACAGTGATGCCTACTTCCTGTCTAGTCACCTGATCATAGACTACTCTCTGCTGGTTGGTCGAGATGACACCACAGACCAGCTGGTGGTGGGAATCATAG